A window of Sphingobacterium sp. SRCM116780 contains these coding sequences:
- a CDS encoding LysM peptidoglycan-binding domain-containing protein, protein MKILLKSNTYKTLAFLSLTMLAINHNKVSAHIFSPTAPPDSIGMEVVNGQQYVLFKIGKGDNYYQLSKRYKTSVGKLTEINGNTTLALGQVVKIPTGRMYHSDTNNTKKGANKGSQQELTDYKVGNQETLYAISRKFNVTVEEIKRANNLVSNSISGGQILKIPSQSGISGINTNVFDGPLKPDTILISPDTSAVEEPHITANKYGIREKTERGIGVWIEGLNSSETSNLALHKTAAIGTILKITNPMTRSVTYAKVVGKFNENADTHNAIVVLSKSAAAYIGALDKRFQIEITYGVPLEE, encoded by the coding sequence ATGAAAATTTTATTAAAATCGAATACATATAAAACGCTTGCATTCTTATCATTAACAATGTTAGCCATCAATCATAACAAAGTTTCTGCACATATCTTTTCACCTACAGCTCCTCCAGATTCCATTGGCATGGAGGTCGTTAATGGGCAACAATATGTTCTTTTTAAAATTGGAAAAGGAGATAATTATTATCAACTAAGCAAAAGGTATAAAACTAGTGTTGGGAAACTAACGGAAATAAATGGTAATACCACCTTAGCTCTTGGTCAAGTTGTCAAAATTCCAACTGGAAGAATGTATCATTCAGATACAAATAACACCAAAAAAGGTGCAAATAAAGGCTCTCAGCAAGAATTAACTGATTATAAGGTTGGTAATCAGGAAACATTATATGCGATTTCACGAAAATTCAATGTCACTGTTGAAGAAATTAAAAGAGCTAATAATCTCGTTTCCAATAGTATTAGTGGAGGTCAGATTTTAAAAATTCCATCCCAAAGTGGAATTAGTGGCATAAATACCAATGTATTTGATGGCCCACTGAAACCTGATACGATATTAATCTCTCCAGATACCTCTGCTGTAGAAGAACCTCATATTACCGCAAATAAATACGGAATTCGTGAAAAAACAGAACGTGGAATTGGCGTTTGGATAGAGGGGTTGAATTCTAGCGAAACAAGTAATTTAGCTTTGCATAAAACTGCTGCAATCGGTACTATATTAAAGATTACAAACCCTATGACACGAAGTGTAACCTATGCAAAGGTCGTTGGAAAATTCAATGAAAATGCGGATACTCATAATGCTATAGTTGTTTTATCTAAATCTGCAGCTGCCTATATTGGTGCTCTAGATAAACGTTTTCAAATCGAAATCACTTATGGAGTCCCATTAGAGGAGTAG
- a CDS encoding DUF1697 domain-containing protein, translated as MYIAILRGINVSGHHIIKMEALRNSLQALDFQHVKTYIQSGNIIFQSDIRDVLALEQKIKHMILQDFGYEIPCLVIRSNDLKTILNQNPLLTDKNKDQSYFHVTLLSKVPEIQDLSLIVDKKQPDEEIFLIDRAVYLYCPNGYGKTKLTNNFIESKLKVSATTRNWKTLHELLKIASENKD; from the coding sequence ATGTACATAGCGATATTGAGAGGCATCAATGTAAGTGGACATCATATCATCAAGATGGAAGCTTTGAGAAACTCTTTACAGGCATTAGATTTTCAGCATGTCAAGACCTATATCCAAAGTGGAAATATTATATTTCAATCTGACATAAGAGATGTGTTAGCATTGGAGCAAAAGATCAAGCATATGATCCTGCAAGATTTTGGCTATGAAATCCCCTGTCTTGTTATTCGTAGTAACGATTTGAAAACAATTTTAAATCAAAATCCTTTATTGACAGATAAGAATAAAGATCAATCTTACTTTCATGTAACGTTATTATCAAAAGTTCCAGAAATACAGGATCTGAGTCTTATCGTGGACAAAAAACAACCTGATGAAGAAATCTTCTTAATAGATCGAGCGGTCTATCTCTACTGTCCAAATGGATATGGAAAAACTAAATTGACCAATAACTTCATCGAATCAAAATTAAAGGTTTCTGCCACAACTAGAAATTGGAAAACACTCCATGAGCTGCTGAAAATAGCATCGGAGAATAAGGATTAA
- a CDS encoding multidrug resistance efflux transporter family protein: MPITVKSKALSLGIFASVFFATTFVLNRMMAVSGGGWQWSAALRFVWMLPILLLIVLARGNLKQLLVEMSKNIGQWLLWSTIGFGLFYALLTFGASYGPSWLVAGTFEFTIIAGMFIGPLLQRRKERQPISKAVLFFSSIIFLGIMVMQMAEAKSTSWSVLLLGTIPVLIAAIAYPLGNRKMMILTQGSLDTYQRTLGMTIASMPFWIILMLFGYHEYGLPGQDQLLQTLLVAIFAGVIATLLFFKGTELIQHDHKALAAVEATQAMEVIFTLIGEIIILHSPFPSYLALTGIFLVVIGMYLHGKNN; the protein is encoded by the coding sequence ATGCCCATAACAGTTAAATCAAAAGCACTTTCCTTAGGTATATTCGCTTCCGTATTTTTTGCCACTACCTTTGTCCTCAACCGTATGATGGCTGTATCTGGAGGAGGTTGGCAATGGTCTGCTGCTTTACGATTTGTCTGGATGCTCCCCATCTTGTTACTCATTGTCCTGGCAAGAGGAAATCTCAAACAGTTATTGGTTGAAATGAGCAAAAATATAGGTCAATGGTTGCTTTGGAGTACGATAGGGTTCGGTTTATTTTATGCCCTATTGACATTCGGAGCCAGTTATGGGCCTTCCTGGTTAGTTGCAGGAACATTTGAGTTTACAATTATTGCAGGAATGTTTATTGGCCCGTTATTACAACGTAGAAAAGAACGTCAACCGATCTCAAAAGCTGTCTTGTTTTTTTCTAGTATTATTTTCTTAGGGATCATGGTCATGCAAATGGCGGAAGCTAAATCCACTTCTTGGTCAGTCTTATTGTTGGGTACTATCCCTGTTTTAATAGCAGCGATTGCCTATCCGCTTGGAAATCGTAAAATGATGATCTTAACACAAGGATCACTCGACACCTATCAACGAACATTAGGAATGACAATCGCCAGTATGCCCTTTTGGATAATCCTCATGCTATTTGGTTATCATGAATATGGCCTTCCAGGTCAAGATCAACTTTTACAGACGTTGCTTGTCGCGATTTTTGCAGGTGTTATCGCAACCCTTCTTTTCTTTAAAGGAACAGAACTTATACAACATGATCACAAAGCTTTAGCTGCAGTAGAAGCAACACAAGCGATGGAAGTCATCTTCACTTTAATAGGAGAAATTATCATTCTACATAGCCCCTTCCCTAGCTATCTGGCGCTAACTGGAATTTTTCTTGTGGTCATCGGGATGTATTTACATGGTAAAAACAATTAA
- a CDS encoding cystathionine gamma-synthase: MAYKFATKAIHAGQQSDPTTGAVMTPIYQTSTYQQASPGDHKGYEYSRGTNPTRKALEDCLAALENGQHGLAFSSGMAATDCVLRLLKPGDEVVTGDDLYGGSYRIFTKVYEPYGIVFKFVNTSDVAAVRAAITDKTKLIWIETPTNPTLKLADIAAIGEVAKEKKVLYAVDNTFASPYLQNPLDLGADIVMHSATKYINGHSDVVMGALIMNSEELYKQLFFFYNAVGGTPGPQDAFLALRGIKTLHLRMEAHCANGRKVATYLKNHPKVETIYWPGFEDHPGHEIAKKQMRDFGGMISIVLKDADLKETFRIASQFKVFTLAESLGGVESLINHPATMTHGSIPKETREKVGVVDNLIRISVGIEDADDLIADLEQALV; encoded by the coding sequence ATGGCATACAAGTTTGCAACGAAAGCGATTCATGCTGGTCAGCAATCCGATCCGACCACGGGTGCGGTGATGACTCCTATATATCAGACATCGACATACCAACAGGCGTCTCCAGGCGACCACAAAGGATATGAATATTCTAGAGGAACAAACCCGACACGTAAAGCATTGGAAGACTGTTTGGCCGCCTTAGAAAATGGTCAACATGGCCTAGCTTTTTCAAGTGGCATGGCAGCAACTGATTGTGTGCTTCGTTTACTGAAACCAGGAGATGAAGTCGTGACAGGAGATGATTTATATGGGGGATCATATCGGATCTTCACTAAAGTTTACGAACCCTACGGCATTGTATTCAAATTTGTCAATACTTCAGATGTAGCGGCTGTGCGTGCTGCAATAACGGATAAAACAAAACTAATCTGGATCGAAACACCGACTAATCCAACCTTAAAATTAGCAGACATTGCTGCTATTGGAGAGGTTGCCAAAGAGAAGAAAGTGCTGTATGCAGTAGATAATACTTTTGCATCCCCTTATTTACAAAATCCATTGGATTTAGGAGCAGATATTGTCATGCATTCCGCGACTAAATATATCAACGGTCACTCCGATGTGGTGATGGGTGCTTTAATTATGAATTCAGAAGAATTATATAAACAATTATTCTTTTTTTATAATGCAGTAGGAGGTACGCCAGGCCCTCAAGATGCTTTTTTGGCACTTCGCGGTATCAAGACCCTACACCTACGGATGGAAGCACATTGTGCGAATGGACGTAAAGTTGCTACCTATCTAAAAAATCATCCTAAAGTTGAAACAATATACTGGCCAGGATTTGAAGATCACCCAGGACATGAAATTGCTAAAAAGCAAATGCGTGATTTTGGAGGTATGATTTCTATTGTCCTGAAAGATGCTGATTTGAAAGAAACCTTTCGTATCGCTTCCCAATTTAAAGTATTTACATTGGCGGAATCTTTAGGAGGGGTAGAATCATTAATCAATCATCCAGCGACGATGACGCATGGATCAATCCCAAAAGAAACACGTGAAAAAGTGGGTGTAGTCGATAATCTGATCCGTATCTCGGTGGGGATAGAAGATGCGGATGACTTGATCGCAGATCTAGAACAAGCTTTAGTATAA
- the fabV gene encoding enoyl-ACP reductase FabV translates to MIIQPRTRGFICLTSHPEGTAQNIKNQIEYVKSKGEIANGPKKVLVIGASTGFGIASRISAAFGSGAATIGVFFEKPAAEGKPGTAGWYNTAAFEQEAQKAGLYAKSINGDAFSDDIKKQTIALIKKDLGQVDLIVYSLASPRRTHPKTGVAYASVLKPIEVPFTNKTVDFHTGVVSDITINPVENDEEIANTVAVMGGEDWKFWIEDLKEAGVLAEGVKTVAYSYIGPELTYPIYRNGTIGRAKDDLEGTVPAINALLKDLNGISYVSVNKALVTQSSSAIPVVPLYISLLYKVMKEKGIHEGTIEQMQRLFAERLYTADGHVKLDDKGRIRVDDLEMRADVQEEVAQLWEKATTENLSEISDIQGYRDDFFNLFGFNFYGIDYEADTNEVVNVPSI, encoded by the coding sequence ATGATTATACAACCAAGAACTAGAGGTTTTATTTGTTTAACCTCGCATCCAGAAGGAACTGCGCAAAACATCAAAAACCAGATTGAATACGTAAAATCCAAAGGCGAAATTGCTAATGGTCCTAAAAAAGTATTGGTCATTGGTGCATCTACGGGATTCGGTATTGCATCTCGTATTTCGGCAGCATTTGGTTCTGGAGCAGCAACAATTGGTGTGTTTTTTGAAAAACCAGCAGCAGAAGGTAAACCAGGAACTGCAGGTTGGTATAACACTGCGGCTTTTGAGCAAGAAGCACAAAAAGCTGGTCTTTATGCAAAAAGTATCAATGGTGATGCTTTCTCTGATGATATCAAAAAACAAACAATAGCATTAATTAAAAAAGATTTAGGACAAGTTGATTTAATCGTCTATAGTTTAGCTTCTCCAAGACGTACACATCCTAAAACAGGTGTGGCTTACGCTTCGGTGCTAAAACCAATTGAGGTTCCTTTTACAAATAAAACAGTAGATTTTCACACAGGAGTGGTATCGGATATCACGATTAACCCTGTTGAGAATGACGAGGAAATTGCAAACACCGTAGCAGTAATGGGAGGGGAAGATTGGAAATTTTGGATAGAAGATTTAAAAGAAGCTGGAGTTTTAGCAGAAGGTGTTAAGACTGTCGCTTATTCTTATATTGGTCCAGAATTGACTTATCCTATTTACCGTAACGGTACAATTGGTCGTGCTAAAGATGATTTAGAAGGAACAGTACCAGCAATTAATGCACTCTTAAAAGATCTTAACGGTATCTCATATGTTTCTGTTAATAAAGCGTTAGTGACACAATCAAGCTCAGCGATTCCTGTTGTACCTTTATACATTTCATTGTTATATAAAGTGATGAAAGAAAAAGGTATACACGAAGGTACAATCGAGCAAATGCAACGTTTATTTGCAGAAAGATTATATACGGCTGACGGTCATGTTAAACTGGATGATAAAGGTCGTATTCGTGTAGACGATTTGGAAATGAGAGCAGATGTTCAAGAAGAAGTTGCTCAGCTTTGGGAAAAAGCAACTACGGAGAACTTGTCTGAGATTTCAGATATTCAAGGTTACCGCGATGATTTCTTCAACTTATTTGGTTTTAATTTTTACGGTATCGATTACGAAGCTGATACCAATGAAGTCGTAAATGTACCTAGTATCTAG
- the purH gene encoding bifunctional phosphoribosylaminoimidazolecarboxamide formyltransferase/IMP cyclohydrolase, translated as MSHSVKIKNALVSVYYKDNLAPLIQLLNKYGVTFYSTGGTETFIKELGIDVVPVEDLTSYPSILGGRVKTLHPKVFGGILARRPLDSDQQQLAQYEIPEIDLVIVDLYPFEETVASGASEQDIIEKIDIGGISLIRAAAKNFNDVVILSSKNDYKALEEMLASQEGTTTLEQRKEFAKLAFNTSSHYDTAIFNYFNQENTLDVFKESVQKAQVLRYGENPHQKGVFYGDLDAMFTKLNGKELSYNNLVDVDAAVSIIDEFKEPTFAILKHTNACGVASRTTIKQAWVDALACDPVSAFGGVLITNGEVDVETATEINNLFFEVLIAPSYTEEAIAILTAKKNRIILVRKDVQLPKQQFKTLLNGVIQQDKDNTVEGPEQMTAVTNVVPTAAQLEDLFFANKIVKHTKSNTIVFAKNGTLITSGVGQTSRVDSLKQAIEKANAFGFDLKGCSMASDAFFPFPDCVEIAAEAGIAAVLQPGGSIKDQLSIDMCNQKGLAMVTTGVRHFKH; from the coding sequence ATGAGCCATTCTGTCAAGATTAAAAATGCTTTAGTGTCGGTATATTACAAAGACAACTTAGCACCATTAATTCAATTGTTAAATAAATACGGTGTTACCTTCTATTCTACAGGTGGCACAGAAACTTTCATCAAAGAATTAGGTATTGATGTTGTTCCTGTAGAAGATTTAACAAGCTATCCATCTATTTTAGGTGGTCGTGTAAAAACATTACACCCAAAAGTATTTGGTGGTATCTTAGCAAGAAGACCCTTAGATAGTGATCAACAACAATTAGCACAATATGAAATCCCTGAGATTGACTTGGTGATTGTTGATTTATATCCTTTTGAAGAAACGGTTGCATCTGGAGCTTCTGAGCAAGATATTATTGAAAAAATAGATATCGGTGGTATTTCTTTAATTCGCGCTGCAGCAAAAAACTTTAATGATGTGGTTATCTTATCTTCAAAAAATGACTACAAAGCATTAGAAGAAATGTTAGCTTCACAAGAAGGAACAACAACTTTGGAGCAACGTAAAGAATTTGCTAAGCTTGCTTTCAATACATCATCTCATTATGATACCGCTATTTTCAACTACTTCAATCAAGAAAATACGTTAGATGTATTCAAAGAATCTGTACAAAAAGCTCAAGTATTACGTTACGGAGAAAACCCACATCAAAAAGGGGTATTCTACGGTGATTTAGATGCGATGTTTACCAAGTTAAATGGTAAAGAATTATCGTATAATAATTTGGTTGATGTGGATGCAGCTGTATCCATTATCGATGAATTTAAAGAACCAACATTTGCTATTTTAAAACATACAAATGCTTGTGGTGTTGCTTCTCGCACAACTATAAAACAAGCTTGGGTTGATGCTTTAGCTTGTGATCCTGTTTCTGCGTTTGGTGGCGTGTTAATTACCAACGGTGAAGTAGATGTGGAAACGGCTACTGAAATCAACAATTTATTTTTCGAAGTTTTAATAGCCCCTTCTTATACTGAAGAAGCCATTGCAATCCTTACGGCAAAGAAAAATCGTATTATTCTTGTTCGTAAAGATGTTCAATTACCGAAGCAACAATTCAAAACCTTGTTAAATGGTGTCATTCAACAAGATAAAGACAATACGGTTGAAGGACCTGAGCAAATGACTGCAGTAACAAATGTTGTACCTACCGCAGCTCAGTTAGAAGATTTATTTTTCGCCAATAAAATTGTTAAACACACCAAATCAAATACCATTGTATTTGCTAAAAATGGTACATTGATTACTTCAGGTGTTGGTCAAACATCACGTGTTGACTCTTTGAAACAAGCGATTGAAAAAGCGAATGCATTTGGATTTGACTTAAAAGGATGTTCTATGGCTTCTGATGCTTTCTTCCCATTCCCTGATTGTGTAGAAATTGCAGCCGAAGCAGGTATAGCAGCAGTTTTACAACCAGGAGGTTCGATTAAAGATCAATTATCTATTGATATGTGTAACCAAAAAGGATTAGCGATGGTGACTACTGGAGTACGTCACTTCAAGCATTAA
- a CDS encoding NfeD family protein codes for MEGKISKSFLITLFFSFGLFFSSLAQKVYVFELKEEIGPSAWKTVKQAFDSAQNNKSDYILMELNTYGGALNFADSIRTKLLDSNIKSIVYINNNAASAGALISLASDYIYVHPGSSIGAASVVNAEGEVLPEKYQSYMRGLMRTTAEARKRDPQLAEAFVDPNISIPSIKKDGQLVTLTSGEAVKFGLAKAEVANREAIYKDLNLVNVQETIYRKGAIDHIISFLINPAVSGILILLIIGGIYAEMQAPGLGFAIAVAIIAALLFFAPLYIQGLAANWEIAIFVVGLILIILEVFVIPGFGIVGILGIIFVICGLTFSLVANDFLDFKLAYPGMLFNSFLLVMGAMILSVILMVIFGKSLLKTPVFRRLVLQDEQKSEEGYTSSILKSNLLNKEGVARTVLRPSGKIEIEGVWYDAVALDGFIEEGEEVYVDKHENYNLFVRRKSEKG; via the coding sequence ATGGAAGGCAAAATTAGTAAATCATTTTTAATAACACTCTTTTTTAGCTTCGGATTATTCTTTTCTAGTTTAGCGCAAAAGGTATATGTGTTTGAATTGAAAGAAGAAATAGGTCCAAGTGCTTGGAAAACAGTTAAACAGGCTTTCGATAGTGCTCAAAATAATAAATCAGATTATATTTTAATGGAGTTGAATACGTATGGAGGGGCGTTAAATTTTGCTGATTCGATACGAACGAAGCTATTGGACTCCAACATAAAGTCGATCGTTTATATCAATAACAATGCGGCTTCCGCAGGTGCGTTGATTTCTTTGGCAAGTGATTACATTTATGTTCATCCAGGAAGTAGTATAGGAGCAGCGAGTGTCGTCAATGCCGAAGGAGAGGTCCTTCCTGAAAAATATCAATCCTATATGAGAGGATTAATGCGAACCACAGCTGAAGCTCGAAAACGAGATCCGCAACTGGCAGAAGCATTTGTTGATCCCAATATTTCCATACCTTCCATAAAAAAAGACGGTCAATTGGTTACTTTAACAAGTGGAGAGGCTGTCAAATTTGGTTTAGCAAAAGCTGAAGTCGCTAATCGGGAAGCGATCTATAAAGATTTAAACCTAGTGAATGTTCAAGAGACCATCTATCGTAAAGGAGCAATTGATCATATCATCAGTTTTCTCATTAATCCAGCGGTTAGCGGAATTCTAATTTTATTGATCATTGGAGGTATTTATGCTGAGATGCAGGCTCCAGGATTAGGTTTTGCAATTGCAGTCGCTATAATAGCAGCTCTATTATTTTTTGCACCACTTTATATTCAAGGTCTGGCGGCAAATTGGGAGATAGCCATTTTTGTAGTCGGATTGATCCTGATCATCTTAGAAGTCTTTGTCATCCCGGGTTTTGGAATTGTCGGTATTTTAGGAATAATTTTCGTTATTTGCGGATTGACGTTTAGTCTGGTCGCAAATGATTTTTTAGATTTTAAACTCGCTTATCCAGGTATGTTATTTAATTCGTTTTTGTTAGTTATGGGAGCCATGATACTATCCGTAATATTAATGGTGATATTTGGAAAGAGCTTATTAAAAACTCCAGTTTTTAGACGACTTGTTTTACAAGATGAACAAAAATCTGAAGAAGGGTATACTTCTTCTATTTTGAAGTCTAATCTATTGAATAAAGAAGGAGTGGCAAGGACGGTTCTGCGACCATCGGGAAAAATTGAAATAGAGGGTGTGTGGTATGATGCCGTTGCGTTAGATGGTTTCATTGAAGAGGGAGAAGAGGTGTATGTTGATAAACATGAGAACTATAACCTGTTTGTAAGACGGAAATCAGAAAAAGGATAA
- the proS gene encoding proline--tRNA ligase encodes MGKGITSRAEDYSQWYNDLVIKADLAEYAAVRGCMVIKPYGYAIWERMQAVLDKKFKDTGHSNAYFPLFIPKSFFSKEASHVEGFATECAVVTHYRLKNDGHGNIIVDEDAKLEEELIVRPTSETIIWNTYRGWIESYRDLPILVNQWANVVRWEMRTRLFLRTTEFLWQEGHTAHATQEEAIEETEKMLHVYGDFVENYLGVPVIRGRKTENERFAGAIDTYCIEALMQDGKALQAGTSHFLGQNFAKAFDVKFTSREGKLEHVWATSWGVSTRLMGALVMAHSDDQGLVLPPMLAPIQVVIVPIFKTEEEKQAIDTFIDALSTELKGKNISVKYDDRDTQRPGYKFAEWELKGVPLRVAIGARDMQNGTVELARRDTQTKETVEQVGLGNRIEGLLTEIQENIFQKALNYRDSHITEVNSYEEFKEVLETKAGFISCHWDGTVETEKRIKEETKATIRCIPLDAKEEEGICIFTGKASTKRVLFAKAY; translated from the coding sequence ATGGGTAAAGGTATAACAAGTCGTGCAGAAGACTATTCACAATGGTATAATGATCTGGTAATCAAGGCTGACTTGGCAGAATATGCTGCAGTAAGAGGGTGTATGGTAATTAAACCATATGGATATGCTATTTGGGAGCGTATGCAAGCCGTGTTAGATAAGAAATTTAAAGATACTGGTCACAGTAATGCCTATTTTCCTTTGTTCATCCCCAAATCTTTTTTCTCTAAGGAAGCTTCTCACGTAGAGGGTTTTGCAACGGAATGTGCAGTGGTAACCCATTATCGTCTGAAAAATGATGGTCATGGAAATATTATTGTCGATGAAGATGCGAAGTTAGAGGAAGAACTCATCGTTCGTCCAACCTCTGAAACGATTATTTGGAATACCTACCGGGGATGGATTGAATCCTACCGCGATCTTCCTATTTTAGTTAACCAATGGGCGAATGTTGTACGTTGGGAAATGCGTACACGCTTGTTTTTACGTACTACAGAATTCTTGTGGCAAGAAGGTCATACGGCTCATGCTACGCAGGAAGAAGCCATCGAAGAAACAGAAAAAATGCTACACGTATATGGTGACTTCGTAGAGAATTATCTAGGAGTGCCTGTTATCCGTGGTCGTAAGACAGAAAATGAACGTTTTGCCGGAGCCATTGATACCTATTGTATTGAAGCTTTGATGCAGGACGGAAAAGCATTACAAGCGGGAACTTCACATTTTCTAGGGCAGAACTTTGCAAAAGCTTTTGATGTTAAATTTACCTCTAGAGAAGGTAAGCTGGAGCACGTATGGGCAACCTCTTGGGGTGTTTCTACCCGTTTGATGGGCGCTTTAGTGATGGCGCATTCCGATGATCAAGGATTGGTATTGCCTCCAATGTTGGCTCCGATTCAAGTTGTCATTGTTCCTATTTTCAAAACGGAGGAAGAGAAGCAAGCAATTGATACGTTTATTGATGCATTATCTACCGAATTAAAAGGTAAAAATATTTCAGTGAAATATGATGATCGTGACACGCAAAGACCTGGATACAAATTTGCAGAATGGGAATTGAAAGGGGTGCCTTTACGTGTCGCAATTGGTGCACGTGATATGCAAAATGGAACAGTGGAATTGGCCAGACGTGATACACAAACGAAAGAAACAGTTGAACAAGTTGGTCTTGGAAATAGAATCGAAGGATTATTGACGGAGATCCAGGAAAACATTTTCCAAAAAGCGTTAAACTATAGAGATTCACATATTACAGAAGTTAACTCTTATGAAGAGTTCAAAGAAGTGTTAGAAACAAAAGCAGGTTTCATTTCTTGTCATTGGGATGGAACTGTCGAAACAGAGAAACGTATCAAAGAAGAAACAAAAGCGACCATCCGTTGTATTCCTTTAGATGCGAAGGAAGAAGAAGGTATTTGTATTTTCACAGGTAAAGCATCAACAAAGCGTGTTTTATTTGCGAAAGCTTATTAA
- a CDS encoding GDP-L-fucose synthase: MRYLILGCGWVGEYVAKLWLKEGHEVWASTTTKEKYHRLVADGIFVFEQNFDRQATIPTDLPKAFDFILVSIPATHKFTLEELRHRFLHVSLFLQGLTYRKVIFLSSIGIYPDVSKEIDEYTFPEEELQEKLLLAEKVMSQFPNRHIYRLGGLFGQSRIFAKYFQNKVCTTGGQLANFIHIEDVANLITQGFDGQLTQEIYNVVAPEHPLKKEVILASALKYGFELPSSFDDQDSFQKVVTGERLQNDLNYTFNYKSPLDF, from the coding sequence ATGCGTTATCTTATATTAGGATGTGGATGGGTAGGAGAGTACGTGGCAAAGTTATGGTTGAAAGAAGGACATGAAGTCTGGGCTTCAACAACAACAAAAGAAAAATACCATCGGTTAGTTGCCGATGGTATTTTTGTATTTGAACAGAATTTTGACAGACAAGCTACTATTCCTACCGATTTGCCAAAAGCTTTTGATTTTATCTTGGTCAGCATACCCGCAACCCATAAATTTACATTAGAAGAACTGCGACATCGATTTCTTCATGTGAGTCTGTTTTTGCAGGGGTTAACGTATCGGAAAGTAATATTTTTAAGTTCTATAGGCATCTATCCTGATGTTTCTAAAGAAATTGATGAGTATACATTTCCGGAAGAGGAACTGCAAGAAAAACTTTTACTGGCAGAAAAAGTAATGAGTCAGTTTCCGAACAGACATATTTATCGCTTGGGAGGACTGTTTGGGCAAAGCCGCATATTTGCCAAATATTTTCAAAATAAAGTATGTACTACAGGGGGACAACTGGCAAATTTTATTCATATCGAAGATGTCGCTAATTTAATAACCCAAGGTTTTGATGGACAGTTAACACAAGAGATATACAATGTCGTAGCACCTGAACATCCTTTAAAGAAAGAGGTGATTTTAGCATCTGCACTCAAGTATGGATTTGAGCTTCCCAGTTCATTCGACGATCAGGATTCTTTTCAAAAAGTTGTTACAGGAGAACGTTTGCAAAATGACTTGAATTATACTTTTAACTATAAATCTCCGTTAGATTTTTAA
- a CDS encoding uridine kinase: protein MNKKPYVIGIAGSSGSGKTFFLNCFLKHFSPEEVTLISQDDYYIPANTKTQEENRLYNFDLPTSIDRDAFYKDINNLFEGNTIYKEEYTFNNPAIKPKMLEIKPAPILIIEGLFIYHYTEVNHLIDHRIFLDAEEQIALERRLRRDLIERGYFEDDVMYKWVNHVVPSYNEYLLPFKDTCDQVIINNTDDPEPIWTITDQICKDLKEKIYN from the coding sequence ATGAATAAAAAGCCATATGTCATTGGAATCGCAGGTAGTAGCGGCTCTGGTAAAACATTTTTTCTAAATTGTTTTTTAAAGCACTTTAGTCCTGAAGAAGTTACACTCATTTCACAAGATGATTATTACATTCCTGCCAATACAAAGACACAAGAGGAAAACAGATTGTATAATTTTGACCTCCCAACATCCATAGACAGGGATGCCTTTTATAAAGATATCAATAATCTTTTTGAAGGAAATACAATTTATAAAGAAGAGTATACTTTTAATAACCCTGCAATAAAACCAAAAATGTTGGAAATCAAGCCAGCACCAATTTTAATTATTGAAGGTTTATTTATTTATCATTACACTGAAGTCAACCATTTAATCGATCATCGTATCTTTTTAGACGCAGAAGAGCAGATAGCTCTGGAAAGAAGATTACGTCGTGATTTGATTGAACGTGGATATTTCGAAGATGATGTTATGTATAAATGGGTCAATCATGTTGTCCCTTCTTACAATGAATATCTATTACCATTTAAAGATACTTGCGATCAGGTGATCATTAATAATACGGACGATCCTGAACCTATTTGGACAATAACGGATCAGATCTGCAAAGATTTAAAGGAAAAAATTTATAATTAA